The following are encoded in a window of Mycobacteroides chelonae CCUG 47445 genomic DNA:
- a CDS encoding THUMP-like domain-containing protein, with product MFEPSDVAYLSSEAGSADLARASAYTFSAGTLVADTAALRTEFGNRAAVLAQTVQLRRKAAAKLGDVQDWLFTDDALQQATPAAVARHRAERLADRVVHDVTCSVGAELAALDGVAATVIGSDIDPVRTAMARHNIGRRVLICQADALAPSSRADVVIADPGRRSGGRRRFDPSAYSPPLDLVLRTYADRDLVVKCAPGLDFTDLREQTGFDGEIEVVSLDGGVREACLWSAGLARARRRATVLSTAGDGFQLTDADPDDCALAEAGEWIIDPDGAVVRAGLVRQYAARHGLWQLDPRIAYLSGDSVPAGVQGYRVLDALAYSEKRLRQALAARDCGSVEITVRGVDVDPAVLRTRMKLRGGVALSVVITRIGSDARVFVCAARSPGGTRTPGPRSA from the coding sequence GTGTTCGAGCCTTCCGACGTTGCATATCTGTCGTCGGAGGCAGGCAGTGCGGATCTCGCACGGGCATCGGCGTACACGTTCTCAGCGGGCACCCTGGTGGCCGATACGGCGGCTCTGCGTACCGAATTCGGTAACCGCGCGGCAGTTTTGGCGCAGACGGTGCAGCTGCGCCGTAAGGCGGCGGCCAAGCTGGGCGATGTACAGGATTGGCTGTTTACCGATGACGCGCTACAGCAGGCGACACCTGCGGCAGTGGCGCGGCATCGCGCCGAGCGGCTGGCCGATCGGGTGGTTCACGATGTCACCTGTTCGGTCGGGGCCGAGCTGGCCGCCCTCGACGGTGTCGCCGCGACGGTCATCGGCAGCGATATCGATCCGGTGCGAACGGCGATGGCACGTCACAACATTGGCAGGCGAGTTCTGATCTGTCAGGCAGATGCGCTGGCACCTTCCAGTCGCGCCGACGTGGTGATTGCCGATCCGGGGCGCCGCTCCGGCGGGCGCCGGCGGTTCGACCCCTCGGCATACTCGCCGCCTCTGGACCTGGTGCTGCGGACATACGCGGATCGCGACCTGGTCGTCAAATGTGCGCCGGGACTGGACTTCACCGATCTACGGGAACAGACCGGATTCGATGGCGAGATCGAGGTTGTTTCCCTTGATGGCGGCGTTCGGGAGGCGTGTCTGTGGTCGGCGGGGTTGGCACGGGCGCGCAGGCGCGCCACGGTGCTCTCGACGGCCGGCGACGGCTTCCAGCTGACAGATGCCGATCCCGATGACTGTGCACTCGCCGAGGCGGGCGAGTGGATCATCGACCCCGATGGTGCGGTGGTGCGTGCGGGCCTGGTGCGGCAATACGCTGCGCGGCATGGGTTGTGGCAGTTGGATCCCCGCATCGCGTACCTGTCGGGGGATTCGGTGCCCGCCGGTGTGCAGGGCTACCGGGTGCTCGACGCGCTGGCGTACAGCGAGAAACGGCTGCGCCAGGCGCTCGCCGCACGAGACTGCGGTTCTGTCGAGATCACCGTGCGCGGGGTAGACGTTGACCCCGCGGTGCTGCGCACCAGGATGAAGTTGCGAGGCGGTGTGGCGCTCTCGGTCGTCATCACCCGGATAGGTAGTGACGCAAGAGTATTCGTCTGTGCGGCTAGGTCCCCGGGCGGAACCCGTACACCTGGCCCTCGCTCAGCGTGA
- a CDS encoding class I SAM-dependent methyltransferase, translating into MTEISEPTTKATAEQVAAAFEDNKLAQILYHDWEAETYDEKWSISYDQRCIDYARGRFDAIVPVEDQRELPYDRALELGCGTGFFLLNLMQSGVARRGSVTDLSPGMVKVATRTGKELGLDVDGRVADAERIPYDDNTFDLVVGHAVLHHIPDVELSLREVLRVLKPGGRFIFAGEPTTVGNLYARALANLTWKATVQAMKLPGLESWRRPQEELDENSRAAALEWVVDLHTFDPADLEKMATNAGAVAVRTASEEFTAAMLGWPVRTFESTVPPGKLGWGWAKFAFGGWKALSWVDENVWRHVVPKGWYYNVMITGLKSS; encoded by the coding sequence ATGACGGAGATTTCGGAGCCGACGACCAAGGCCACTGCGGAGCAGGTCGCTGCTGCTTTTGAGGACAACAAACTCGCCCAGATCCTGTACCACGACTGGGAGGCAGAGACCTACGACGAGAAGTGGTCCATCTCCTATGACCAGCGCTGCATCGACTACGCGCGCGGCCGGTTCGACGCCATCGTGCCCGTCGAGGACCAGCGCGAGCTGCCCTACGACCGTGCCCTGGAGCTGGGCTGTGGCACCGGCTTCTTCTTGCTGAACCTGATGCAGTCGGGTGTCGCGCGCCGTGGCTCGGTCACCGACCTGTCGCCGGGCATGGTCAAGGTCGCCACGCGTACCGGCAAGGAGCTGGGTCTGGACGTCGACGGCCGGGTCGCCGACGCCGAGCGGATTCCTTATGACGACAACACCTTCGATTTGGTGGTGGGCCATGCCGTGCTGCACCACATTCCCGATGTCGAGCTGTCGCTGCGTGAGGTGCTGCGGGTGCTCAAGCCGGGTGGACGGTTCATCTTCGCCGGGGAGCCCACCACGGTCGGCAACCTCTACGCCCGCGCGCTGGCGAATCTGACCTGGAAGGCCACGGTCCAGGCGATGAAGCTGCCCGGACTGGAGAGTTGGCGGCGTCCGCAGGAGGAGCTCGACGAGAACTCGCGCGCTGCCGCCCTCGAATGGGTGGTTGACCTGCACACCTTTGATCCTGCAGACCTGGAGAAGATGGCCACCAACGCCGGGGCTGTCGCGGTGCGAACCGCCAGCGAGGAATTCACGGCCGCCATGCTGGGCTGGCCTGTGCGCACGTTCGAGTCGACGGTGCCGCCCGGCAAGTTGGGCTGGGGCTGGGCGAAGTTCGCGTTCGGCGGTTGGAAGGCGCTCAGCTGGGTCGACGAGAACGTGTGGCGTCACGTGGTGCCGAAGGGCTGGTACTACAACGTGATGATCACAGGGCTCAAGTCCTCCTAA
- a CDS encoding enoyl-CoA hydratase yields the protein MTEPEFVSVRTAPEYPGIGTIALSRPPTNALTRQMYRELALAAAEANAREDIRVVIVYGGHEIFCTGDDLDELSELTAEEMSRSAGDRQAALTAVAELAKPTIAAITGYALGSGLELALAADWRIAGDNAKVGSPEILASMIPGGGGTVRLARVVGLSRAKEMVFSGRLVGAKEALRMGLLDQMVAPDDVYTEAAAWARRFVDGPPVALAAAKQAIDHGFDSPLAGGLDRERELFCQVFATQDRVDGVAAQLEIGPGTARFRGA from the coding sequence GTGACCGAACCCGAATTCGTGTCGGTGCGCACCGCGCCCGAATACCCCGGCATCGGCACCATCGCACTGTCGCGTCCGCCCACCAATGCCCTTACCCGCCAGATGTACCGCGAACTGGCGCTGGCTGCGGCCGAGGCGAACGCACGCGAAGACATCCGGGTCGTCATTGTCTACGGCGGGCACGAAATCTTTTGCACTGGCGATGATTTGGATGAACTATCGGAGTTGACCGCCGAGGAGATGTCGCGCAGCGCCGGTGACCGGCAGGCCGCGCTGACCGCGGTGGCGGAGCTGGCCAAACCGACAATCGCCGCCATCACGGGGTACGCCTTGGGTAGCGGCCTGGAGCTGGCACTGGCAGCCGACTGGCGGATCGCCGGGGACAACGCCAAGGTCGGTTCGCCCGAGATCCTGGCGAGCATGATCCCGGGTGGCGGCGGCACGGTGCGGTTGGCGCGCGTTGTGGGGCTGAGCCGGGCCAAGGAAATGGTGTTCAGTGGCCGCCTGGTTGGCGCCAAGGAGGCCCTGCGGATGGGGCTCCTGGACCAGATGGTGGCACCCGACGACGTCTACACCGAGGCGGCAGCGTGGGCCCGGCGCTTTGTCGACGGGCCGCCCGTGGCACTCGCCGCCGCCAAACAGGCCATCGACCACGGCTTCGACAGTCCGTTGGCCGGGGGACTGGACAGGGAACGCGAGCTGTTTTGCCAGGTGTTCGCGACACAGGACCGCGTGGACGGGGTGGCTGCTCAGCTGGAGATCGGCCCAGGGACGGCCCGGTTCAGGGGAGCCTAA
- a CDS encoding NUDIX hydrolase yields the protein MTSTPNDPAPPKPAATVVLIRDGAVGVEAFLMRRDNAMAFAGGMTVFPGGGVDSRDLRADVPWVGPDVTWWAEQFGVTPELASALVCAAARETFEECGVLFAGTSDTSIVEDAAVYHQARKDLSDKSLSFAEFLQREGLLLRADLLRPWANWITPEAEPRRYDTFFFVAALPSGQDADGDNTEAVASGWQTPGAAISAFTERRSFLLPPTWSQLDAVSSSGATVADVLASVREIAPIMPILTEQDGRWFVQFADVDRYEAARQGAVEIPEVTGTELT from the coding sequence GTGACATCTACCCCCAACGATCCAGCGCCGCCGAAGCCGGCGGCGACTGTCGTACTCATACGTGACGGCGCCGTCGGTGTCGAGGCCTTTCTGATGCGTCGCGATAACGCCATGGCCTTCGCCGGGGGCATGACGGTCTTCCCGGGCGGCGGGGTGGACTCGCGGGATCTGCGGGCGGATGTGCCGTGGGTGGGCCCGGATGTCACGTGGTGGGCCGAACAATTCGGCGTGACACCCGAGCTGGCATCGGCACTGGTGTGCGCGGCCGCGCGCGAGACCTTCGAGGAATGCGGTGTGTTGTTCGCGGGCACCTCGGATACCTCGATCGTCGAGGACGCGGCGGTCTATCACCAGGCGCGCAAGGATCTGTCGGACAAGTCCCTGTCCTTTGCGGAGTTCCTGCAGCGCGAGGGCTTGCTTCTGCGGGCAGACTTGCTGCGGCCGTGGGCCAACTGGATCACTCCGGAGGCAGAACCGCGTCGCTACGACACCTTCTTCTTCGTCGCGGCATTGCCCTCGGGACAGGATGCCGACGGCGACAACACCGAGGCGGTCGCCTCGGGATGGCAGACCCCCGGGGCCGCGATCTCGGCCTTTACCGAACGGCGCAGTTTCTTGCTTCCGCCGACCTGGTCCCAGCTCGACGCCGTGTCCTCGTCCGGTGCGACGGTCGCGGACGTGCTGGCTTCCGTGCGGGAGATCGCGCCGATCATGCCGATCTTGACCGAGCAGGACGGCCGATGGTTCGTCCAATTCGCCGATGTGGACCGCTACGAGGCGGCCCGGCAGGGCGCCGTGGAGATCCCCGAGGTGACCGGGACGGAGCTGACGTGA
- a CDS encoding ABC transporter ATP-binding protein yields the protein MRHDGPVAEIDPDLLLDFRDVLLRRNRKVLVGPVTWSVELDERWVVLGPNGAGKTSLLRIAAAMEHPSSGEAVILGERLGRVDVSELKARIGLSSAALAQRIPDDEVVRDLVVSAGYAVLGRWREEYEEIDTARAIDMLETLGAEHLAERTYGTLSEGERKRVLIARALMTDPELLLLDEPAAGLDLGGREELVARLGELAADPDAPAMVLVTHHVEEIPPGFSHALLLSEGGIVAQGLLADVMTSENLSRAFGQSIVVEMIDGRYFARRARPRAAHSRRQ from the coding sequence ATGCGGCACGATGGCCCCGTGGCCGAAATTGATCCGGACCTTCTGCTCGATTTCCGCGATGTGCTGCTGCGCCGCAATCGCAAGGTGTTGGTAGGCCCGGTTACCTGGTCGGTCGAGCTTGACGAACGGTGGGTGGTTCTCGGCCCCAACGGTGCCGGGAAGACATCGTTGCTGCGGATCGCGGCGGCCATGGAGCACCCGTCATCGGGGGAGGCCGTGATCCTCGGCGAGCGGTTGGGCCGTGTTGATGTTTCCGAGCTCAAGGCGCGAATCGGACTGAGCTCGGCCGCGCTTGCGCAGCGGATACCGGATGACGAAGTAGTGCGTGATCTGGTGGTATCGGCCGGCTATGCGGTGCTGGGGCGCTGGCGCGAGGAGTACGAGGAGATCGATACGGCGCGCGCCATCGACATGCTTGAGACGCTGGGCGCCGAGCATCTGGCAGAACGCACGTACGGCACGCTCTCCGAGGGAGAGCGCAAGAGGGTGCTCATCGCGCGTGCGCTCATGACCGATCCCGAATTGCTACTCCTCGACGAGCCGGCGGCCGGGCTGGACCTGGGTGGGCGTGAGGAACTTGTGGCGCGGCTGGGTGAGCTCGCGGCTGATCCGGACGCGCCCGCGATGGTTTTGGTGACTCACCACGTGGAGGAGATCCCACCGGGTTTCAGTCACGCGTTGTTGCTGTCCGAGGGAGGGATTGTCGCTCAGGGTCTGTTGGCGGATGTGATGACCAGTGAGAATTTGTCCCGCGCGTTTGGGCAGTCGATCGTGGTTGAGATGATCGATGGGCGTTACTTCGCGCGACGCGCCCGGCCCCGCGCCGCACATTCCAGGAGGCAGTAG
- a CDS encoding helix-turn-helix transcriptional regulator: MTNDLDPDPYLDTVHNIGLANHRLIAQLDAEACRIQQRAAHGEDRSWVWDDLKAWRRRVDAFQSQLRRDTTALGRLIDANRRIQGSDSPEDSRTSKLDSSAESNRNALYPFKDSRAQEEFVARLNRVFAVLHTPGRGPYSNSEFLVFMRTGGTVVSAPYLSQLRNGQRGRPSLQALESIAHAFRIDVRYFTDSGYADELDADLTTLELAQNPVVSELTSKLLDLPEAVRNQLFADAESLDRHSQAATS, translated from the coding sequence ATGACAAACGATCTTGATCCGGATCCCTACCTGGACACGGTGCACAACATCGGGCTTGCTAACCATCGACTGATCGCACAGCTCGATGCCGAGGCATGCCGCATTCAGCAACGTGCAGCTCATGGCGAGGATCGATCATGGGTATGGGATGACCTCAAGGCATGGCGTCGCCGAGTGGACGCCTTCCAGTCTCAGCTGCGTCGCGATACGACGGCTCTCGGCCGCCTGATCGATGCCAACCGGCGAATTCAAGGATCGGACAGTCCGGAAGATAGTCGCACATCAAAACTTGATTCGTCGGCTGAGAGCAACCGCAATGCCCTCTATCCGTTCAAGGACTCCCGAGCGCAAGAGGAATTCGTCGCCAGACTTAACCGGGTGTTCGCGGTGCTGCATACACCGGGCCGCGGCCCCTACTCCAACAGCGAATTCCTTGTGTTCATGCGCACTGGCGGCACCGTGGTCTCGGCGCCTTATCTGTCACAGCTGCGCAATGGGCAGCGAGGACGCCCTTCACTGCAGGCACTGGAGAGCATCGCGCACGCTTTCCGCATCGATGTCCGTTACTTCACAGATAGTGGCTACGCGGACGAGCTGGATGCCGATCTGACCACCCTTGAACTCGCCCAGAACCCAGTGGTGTCCGAGTTGACATCCAAACTGCTCGACCTCCCGGAAGCGGTTCGCAATCAGTTGTTTGCCGATGCCGAGTCACTCGACCGGCACAGTCAAGCCGCCACATCCTGA
- a CDS encoding YczE/YyaS/YitT family protein, giving the protein MTGKWIGWSARGTALLVGLYLYGVSMALMVRAGLGLDPWDVFHQGLSLRTGMSIGLASAVTGVVVLLAWIPLRNKPGVGTIANIVVIAVAVDSTLAWLSAPSAMAVRVAFLVGGVLLNAIATVLYVGAGLGPGPRDGLTTGLVHRTGRSVRLIRTTIEVIVVGTGWLLGGNVGVGTVLYALGIGPLIQVVLRLLPRRLLAVSGWGVVLSTQRENAACAEPSKSPQDVAA; this is encoded by the coding sequence GTGACCGGGAAATGGATTGGATGGAGTGCGCGCGGTACCGCGCTGTTGGTGGGTCTGTATCTGTACGGGGTCTCGATGGCACTGATGGTGCGGGCGGGCCTCGGGCTGGACCCGTGGGACGTGTTCCATCAGGGGCTCTCCCTGCGGACCGGAATGAGCATTGGGCTGGCCTCGGCGGTGACCGGTGTTGTGGTGCTTCTCGCGTGGATTCCGTTGCGCAACAAGCCTGGTGTGGGGACGATCGCCAATATTGTTGTCATCGCCGTCGCCGTTGATTCCACATTGGCCTGGTTGTCCGCGCCCTCGGCGATGGCTGTGCGGGTGGCGTTCCTGGTCGGCGGTGTATTGCTGAACGCGATTGCCACGGTGCTTTATGTCGGCGCTGGGCTGGGCCCGGGGCCTCGTGATGGACTGACAACTGGACTGGTTCATCGCACCGGTCGGTCTGTGCGGCTGATCAGAACCACCATCGAGGTCATCGTGGTGGGGACGGGCTGGCTGCTCGGCGGCAACGTCGGGGTGGGGACCGTGCTCTACGCGCTAGGTATCGGCCCCCTCATTCAGGTGGTGTTGCGGCTGCTGCCACGGCGGCTGCTGGCCGTCAGCGGCTGGGGCGTGGTGTTGAGCACGCAGCGTGAGAACGCCGCGTGCGCGGAGCCGTCGAAATCACCTCAGGATGTGGCGGCTTGA
- a CDS encoding PLP-dependent aminotransferase family protein, which produces MSDRVVVADTLARHLGQWRTAGSAGPAYGALADAIRLLVIDGRLPLGARIPSERALASALHVSRTTVTAAYAELRESGYLRGRQGARSTTALPGPDRSPSATTGLATPMIDLQNAATAAPAAAVLDAYQVALTKLPTHLRGIGHELVGIPELRPRIAEHFSRRGLPTTEDQIMVTCGAQQAIALLLGAFVEPGDRVLVEQPTYHGALDAITQRGGRPVPVPMHTHERESGWDMTGMETTIRQTAPNLAYLVLDNHNPTGLTMPLAQRKTLADIISQTRTRTVVDESLVGAWHEASTPAPMASLVARPDLVVTIGSMSKSFWGGMRVGWVRADRTTVARLAAVRSAMDTGTPILEQLAAAELLEHADEVEAVQRATLRARRALVLAELRRRLPDWELQEAEGGLCIWARLPAPMSTALAAAAARLGVRIAAGPRFGVGGSLERFVRVPFTQHDDQLIRGVELLAQAWHTVTGALPLSDSAMVG; this is translated from the coding sequence ATGTCCGATCGTGTGGTCGTTGCAGACACCCTGGCCCGTCACCTCGGCCAATGGCGCACGGCAGGGTCTGCCGGACCCGCCTACGGAGCGTTGGCGGATGCGATCCGGCTTCTCGTCATCGACGGACGCCTGCCCCTGGGGGCCCGCATCCCCAGCGAACGAGCATTGGCAAGTGCCCTGCACGTCAGCCGCACCACCGTCACCGCCGCGTACGCAGAACTGCGCGAGAGCGGATATCTGCGCGGCCGCCAGGGCGCGCGCAGCACTACCGCCCTGCCCGGACCCGACCGATCACCCTCGGCCACCACGGGATTGGCAACCCCGATGATCGATCTGCAAAACGCGGCGACCGCAGCGCCGGCGGCCGCGGTACTGGACGCCTACCAGGTGGCCCTGACCAAGCTGCCGACCCATCTTCGGGGAATCGGCCATGAGCTGGTGGGCATTCCAGAACTGCGCCCTCGTATCGCCGAGCACTTCTCACGACGCGGGCTGCCTACTACCGAGGATCAGATCATGGTGACCTGCGGCGCCCAGCAGGCCATCGCCTTGCTCCTCGGCGCCTTCGTGGAGCCCGGCGACCGGGTCCTGGTGGAGCAGCCGACGTACCACGGCGCACTCGATGCGATCACCCAGCGTGGCGGGCGCCCGGTTCCGGTACCGATGCACACCCACGAGCGCGAATCCGGCTGGGATATGACCGGCATGGAGACCACCATCCGCCAAACGGCCCCCAACCTGGCCTACCTGGTGCTGGACAACCACAATCCCACCGGTCTCACGATGCCGCTTGCGCAGCGAAAGACGTTGGCGGACATAATATCCCAGACTCGAACCCGCACCGTTGTCGATGAGTCACTTGTCGGTGCCTGGCACGAGGCCTCGACCCCCGCGCCCATGGCTTCGCTGGTGGCCCGGCCCGATCTGGTGGTCACCATCGGGTCGATGTCGAAGTCGTTCTGGGGCGGCATGCGCGTCGGCTGGGTCCGTGCCGACCGCACCACGGTCGCCCGGCTCGCGGCAGTGCGCTCCGCCATGGACACGGGCACGCCGATCCTGGAGCAGTTGGCCGCCGCCGAGCTTCTGGAACACGCGGACGAGGTGGAGGCCGTGCAGCGGGCGACCCTGCGCGCACGGCGCGCCCTGGTATTGGCCGAGCTGCGTCGTCGGCTCCCCGATTGGGAGCTACAGGAAGCCGAAGGCGGACTGTGCATCTGGGCCCGGTTGCCCGCCCCAATGAGTACCGCACTCGCCGCCGCTGCCGCGCGCCTCGGGGTTCGTATCGCCGCCGGCCCGCGGTTCGGTGTCGGCGGCTCGCTGGAACGATTCGTGCGGGTGCCCTTCACCCAGCATGACGATCAGTTGATACGCGGTGTGGAGCTGCTGGCCCAGGCCTGGCACACCGTGACCGGTGCACTGCCGCTTTCCGACTCGGCGATGGTGGGCTGA
- the serB gene encoding phosphoserine phosphatase SerB yields MSDRVTVLITVTGADKPGVTSVLMGVLSRHGVELLNVEQVVIRGRLTLGVLVKAQGRSEAVEALQDELEEAMHTLGFDVDVEFGGDSSVIKDPSTHTIVVLGRPVTARAFGAVARGLAGLGINIDLIRGIADYPVTGLELRVTVPQAQLTDVDLHTAMAQVAADEPVDIAVEHSSLDRRAKRLIVFDVDSTLVQGEVIEMLADRAGAREQVAAITEAAMRGELDFAESLHQRVATLAGLPESVLDDVADELVLTPGARTTIRTLRRLGYSCGVVSGGFRQVIEPLAHELALDFVAANVLEIVDGKLTGRVIGEVVDRPGKAKALRQFAYEAGVPLAQTVAVGDGANDIDMLSAAGLGVAFNAKPALRKVADASVSQPYLDVVLFILGITRAEIEAADAVDGGVRRVDIPDD; encoded by the coding sequence GTGAGTGACCGCGTCACGGTTCTGATCACCGTCACCGGGGCCGATAAACCCGGCGTCACCTCGGTGCTGATGGGGGTGCTGTCCCGCCACGGTGTCGAGCTGCTGAATGTCGAACAGGTTGTCATTCGCGGCAGGCTCACGCTCGGTGTCCTCGTCAAGGCACAGGGTCGCAGCGAAGCTGTTGAGGCGCTGCAGGACGAGCTCGAAGAGGCCATGCATACCCTCGGATTCGATGTCGACGTCGAATTCGGTGGGGACAGTTCGGTGATTAAAGATCCGTCGACGCACACCATCGTGGTGCTCGGGAGGCCGGTCACGGCGCGCGCTTTCGGCGCGGTCGCCCGCGGGCTGGCCGGTCTCGGCATCAACATCGACCTCATCCGGGGTATCGCCGACTACCCGGTGACCGGCCTGGAACTGCGCGTCACCGTCCCGCAAGCTCAGCTGACCGATGTCGACCTGCACACCGCGATGGCCCAGGTGGCCGCCGACGAGCCGGTGGATATCGCCGTCGAGCACAGCAGTCTGGACCGGCGGGCCAAGCGGCTCATCGTTTTTGACGTGGATTCGACCCTTGTCCAGGGTGAGGTCATCGAGATGCTGGCCGATCGGGCCGGCGCGCGCGAGCAGGTCGCCGCGATCACCGAGGCCGCTATGCGTGGGGAACTCGACTTCGCCGAGTCGCTGCACCAGCGGGTCGCCACACTCGCCGGGCTTCCCGAGTCGGTACTCGACGATGTCGCCGACGAATTGGTGCTCACGCCGGGCGCGCGTACCACCATCCGGACTCTGCGTCGGCTGGGCTACTCCTGCGGTGTGGTGTCGGGTGGATTCCGTCAGGTGATCGAGCCGCTGGCCCATGAACTGGCCCTGGACTTCGTGGCGGCCAATGTCTTGGAGATCGTCGACGGCAAGCTCACCGGCCGGGTGATCGGGGAGGTGGTTGACCGCCCCGGCAAGGCCAAGGCATTGCGCCAATTCGCCTATGAGGCAGGTGTTCCGCTGGCGCAAACGGTGGCCGTCGGAGACGGTGCGAACGATATCGACATGCTTTCGGCGGCCGGGCTCGGCGTGGCCTTCAACGCCAAACCCGCGCTGCGGAAGGTGGCCGACGCGTCGGTGAGCCAGCCGTATCTGGATGTGGTGCTCTTCATCCTCGGTATCACCCGCGCCGAGATCGAGGCAGCGGATGCCGTCGACGGTGGCGTGCGTCGCGTCGATATCCCGGACGACTAG
- the ctaD gene encoding cytochrome c oxidase subunit I, producing the protein MTAEAPPIGGLQASRPFPPRTGARGTLIYRLITTTDHKLIGIMYLVACFAFFLIGGLMALFMRAELAVPGLQFLSNEQFNQLFTMHGTVMLLFYATPIVFGFANVVLPLQIGAPDVAFPRLNAFSFWLFLFGAMIGIAGFITPGGAADFGWTAYTPLTDAIHSPGAGADLWIMGLAVGGLGTILGAVNMITTVVCMRAPGMTMFRMPIFTWNILVTSVLVLLAFPLLTAALFGLAADRHLGAHVFDPANGGVLLWQHLFWFFGHPEVYIIALPFFGIVSEIFPVFSRKPIFGYTTLIYATLGIAALSIAVWAHHMYATGAVLLPFFSFMTFLIAVPTGIKFFNWIGTMWKGQLTFETPMIFSVGFLVTFLFGGLTGVLLAMPPVDFHVTDSYFVIAHFHYVLFGTIVFATYAGIYFWFPKMTGRLLDERLGKFHFWLTFIGFHSTFLVQHWLGNQGMPRRYADYLPTDGFTFLNSFSTVGAFILGASTLPFLWNVFKSYRYGEVVTVDDPWGYGNSLEWATSCPPPRHNFSELPRIRSERPAFELHYPHMSERMRAEAHVGGGHK; encoded by the coding sequence GTGACCGCCGAAGCACCCCCCATTGGTGGATTGCAGGCCAGCCGCCCGTTCCCGCCCCGCACGGGCGCGCGGGGCACTCTGATCTATCGCTTGATCACGACCACCGATCACAAGCTGATCGGCATCATGTACCTGGTCGCGTGCTTCGCGTTCTTCCTCATCGGCGGCTTGATGGCGCTGTTCATGCGCGCCGAGTTGGCCGTGCCGGGTCTGCAGTTCCTGTCCAACGAGCAGTTCAACCAGCTGTTCACCATGCACGGCACCGTGATGCTGCTGTTCTACGCGACGCCCATCGTGTTCGGCTTCGCGAACGTGGTGCTGCCGTTGCAGATCGGCGCCCCCGACGTCGCCTTCCCGCGGTTGAACGCCTTCTCCTTCTGGCTGTTCCTGTTCGGCGCCATGATCGGTATCGCCGGCTTCATCACCCCCGGCGGCGCCGCCGACTTCGGCTGGACCGCCTACACCCCGTTGACCGACGCCATCCACTCGCCGGGTGCCGGTGCTGATCTGTGGATCATGGGTCTGGCCGTCGGTGGTCTGGGCACCATCCTCGGTGCGGTCAACATGATCACCACGGTCGTGTGTATGCGCGCCCCCGGTATGACCATGTTCCGGATGCCGATCTTCACCTGGAACATCCTGGTGACCAGCGTGCTGGTGCTGCTGGCCTTCCCGCTGCTGACAGCGGCGCTGTTCGGTCTGGCGGCCGACCGCCACCTCGGCGCACACGTCTTCGATCCCGCCAACGGCGGTGTCCTGCTGTGGCAGCACCTGTTCTGGTTCTTCGGACACCCCGAGGTGTACATCATCGCGCTGCCGTTCTTCGGCATCGTCTCGGAGATCTTCCCGGTGTTCAGCCGCAAGCCGATCTTCGGTTACACCACGCTGATCTACGCGACGCTCGGTATCGCGGCGCTGTCCATCGCGGTGTGGGCGCACCACATGTACGCCACCGGCGCCGTGCTGCTGCCGTTCTTCTCCTTCATGACGTTCCTGATCGCCGTCCCGACGGGCATCAAGTTCTTCAACTGGATCGGCACCATGTGGAAGGGCCAGCTGACCTTCGAAACCCCGATGATCTTCTCGGTGGGCTTCCTGGTCACCTTCCTCTTCGGTGGTCTGACCGGCGTGCTGCTGGCCATGCCCCCTGTGGACTTCCACGTCACCGACTCGTACTTCGTGATCGCGCACTTCCACTACGTGCTCTTCGGCACCATCGTGTTCGCGACGTACGCCGGTATCTACTTCTGGTTCCCGAAGATGACCGGCCGCCTGCTCGACGAGCGCCTCGGTAAGTTCCACTTCTGGCTGACCTTCATCGGATTCCACTCCACGTTCCTGGTGCAGCACTGGCTGGGTAACCAGGGCATGCCGCGTCGTTACGCCGACTACCTGCCCACCGACGGCTTCACCTTCCTGAACTCGTTCTCGACGGTCGGTGCCTTCATCCTGGGTGCCTCGACCCTGCCGTTCCTGTGGAACGTGTTCAAGAGCTACCGGTACGGCGAGGTTGTCACGGTCGACGACCCGTGGGGCTACGGCAACTCCCTGGAGTGGGCCACCAGCTGCCCGCCGCCGCGGCACAACTTCTCCGAGCTGCCCCGAATCCGTTCGGAGCGCCCGGCATTCGAGCTGCACTACCCGCACATGTCCGAGCGCATGCGCGCTGAGGCACATGTGGGTGGCGGCCATAAATAA